In Salinibaculum sp. SYNS191, the genomic window GTCGACCCCGGCCGCTACGGCGTCCTCACCGGCGAGTGGACCGCCGACAGCGACGGCGCCGCGGCCGCGCACCCGCCGGCGCGGGAGTACCGACCGGAGGACGGCGACGTGGTCTGTCTCACCCACGTCCACCACTACGACCCCGACGGCATCGAACGAGTCGCTGCCGACGACGCGACCGTTCTCGCCTTCGAAGGTATCAACGTTCACGACACCCAGCGGACGGACACCCGTCTGGCCGACCTCCCCTACGAGGTGCGTGAAGTCGGCATGAACGCGGAGGGAGTTGTCGACGACGTGCTCTTCTGGACCGTCGAGGCGTACAACGAACCCGACGGCCCCCACACTCGCGGCGACGGCACGCCGATTCACCCGAAGGGGCTGGGCTGTGGCTTCCTGCTCTCGGTCGGCGGAACGCGCGTGTTCTGCCCCGGCGACACCGACGTGCTGGACGGCCACGAGGCGCTCGACGTGTCCCTGTTCTGCCCGCCCATCGGCGGGACGTTCACGATGGACCGCCACGAGGCGGCCACGCTGGCCGAGGAGATGGACCCCGACCTGGTGGTGCCGGTCCACTACAACACGTTCGCGGCAATCGAGACGGACTCGGCGGCGTTCGCTGAGGACCTGCGAGAGCGGGGCGTTGCTGTCGAACTGGACGAGACGTAGGCCGGAGAATCGCCGTCAGCCCGCTACAGCACGCCCATCTCGGTGAGCCGCTCCGGCAGGTAGGTGTCGGTCACGAAGTCCAGGCCGCGGGAGGCCAGCGACTGCTGTTCGGACTTCTTCTCGATGTCGAGTTGCAGTTCGATCTGCTCCTCCCAGAACTCCGTCTGGTAGCGGGGGTCCTCCAGTTCGGACTCCAGGGCGTTGACGTCCGAGTCGCTGAGCGGGTCCGTCGGCAGGTCGTACTCCACGATGTCCTGCGGGCGGATGCCGACGAACTGCGCCGCCGGCGTGGCGAGGTACTCCGAGAGGTGCGCGCTCTTGATAGAGCCGTAGGCGACGGAGCCGTAGATGCGGTACGACCAGGGGTCACCGTCTGTGAAGACGGCCACCGGCAGGTCGAGTTCGTCGTGCAGGCGCTTGGTGATGCGCCGGGTCGCCCGCGCCGGCTGACCCTTCAGGTGGACGATGAGGGCGTTGTAGTCCTCGTCGAAGCCGTTCTCGACGAGGCGGTCGCGCATACCGCCGGTCTCGACTGCCAGCACGAAGTCGGCGTCGTTGTCCAGAAAGTCGATGGTGTCGGGGTTGTTCGGAATCTGGTAGCCGCCCTCGCCGACGTCCTCCTGGCAGTGAATCTCGCGCTCGCCGCGGCGGGTCTGCTCGCGGAGTTTCAGCGGCCCCATGATGGTCGCACCCGATTCCTCCGGGCGCATGTGGAAGTCCTCGCGGGTGGCACCGGAGACGATTTCTAAGTCCTCCACGAGGTCGTTGGACTCGTCCTGGCTGGAGAACTGCGCCTCGTCTAAGTCCCAGGACTCGCTGAGGTAGTAGAGTTCACGCAGGGTCGACGAGCGGTCCTCGTCCAGTTGCTGGGCGAGGAAGTCGATGGTGTAGATGGCCTTCAGGAGCTTCTGCGCGCCGCGGACGCTGTTGGCCGAACGGGTCGAGGTGCGGTCGCCGTAGACCCAGACCTTCTTCTCGGCGTCGTACTCGATGTTGGACTTCGTGCGGGTCGGGACCTCCATCGAGGGGACGTCGCCGTCGGCGAACTGGTCGTAGAACTGTGCAGCGAGGTCGATGAGTTGCTCTCGCGCCTCCGAATCTGTGTCAACGCTCATTTGTCTGTCACCGTGAGTTTCTCCTCCTCGATACCATCCACGGACATGTTACAGTCGGCATCGCCGGGGAGGTCGTAGGCAAGTGTCGCCTCCTCCCCGCCGGCCACCGTGGGCGACCACTTGACGAACCACTCGCCGTCCATCTCGACGACCGTGCCGCCCTCCACGCCCTCGGGTTCGGCGGTCACGATGTCCGTTATCTCCAGGTCCGCGTTCGTGTCGTCGTTGTTCTCTACGACGAGTTCGACCGTCCCGTTCTCGCGCCGGCGCTCGACCAGGACGTTGTTCATGATGCGCGCCATCGTGTCGTCGATGTCCAGCGGTTCGTTGCCGGTCACCCTGGAGATCTTCTCGGCCATCTCCGGCAGGATGGTCGCGAGTTTGTTCTCCTTCTCGCGGCGCTGTTGCATCGAGCGGCGCTTGTTGAGGTAGCTCTTCAGGTCGCGGGCTGCCTCGCGGATGGCGAGTTCGATTTCGTCTTCGATTTCGGGAATGTTCGCCACGGCGTCCTTCGACTCGCTGGTGAAGGGCACGTTCGTCGAGGCGATGTGGACCATGACGACGGCCGGGCCGTTCGGGATGCCGCTGCCGCCGGGCTGGTCGAGACCGTAGTTGCGCCAGTTGATATTCTTCACGACGTCCGTCGTGGCACAGGCCCCGCGCTGGTAGACCAGCGGGACGCGGTTGGCGAAGCGCATCACCTCCGCCTGGCCCTCGGCCTCGACGTCGCCGCCGTAGGCGATGCCGGCCTCCACGATGAACGGGTCGCCGCCGTGGACCGCGGCGTCGCGTGTCGCCGCGGCGTAGAAGTCCGCGTCGTACTCCTTCGAGAGACCGGCCTCCACCAGGTCGGCGGTGATGGGCGAGAGGCAGTCCGTCGGCGGCGAGATGATGTCCGTCTCGCGCATCGCTTCGAGCAGGTGCGAGGCCACGTCGCGCTCGGCGGCGATGTCGTGGACGTGGGGCGGGTCGTCCGGCACCGTCTCCATCTCCGTCCAGATGGCCTCGACGACGTTCTCGCGGGCCGTCTCCCCGAAGGTGGCGTCGTCGTACTCCTCGGTATCCTCGGCGGACTTGTCGACGTACTCGACGAGTTCGTCGTGCGTGACGCGGTGACGGGTGTCCTCGGTGCGGTTCTCGAACTTCGCGGCGATGCGCTCGGCCAGCCCCTGGACGTGGGCGTCGTCCTTGCGCTTCGTCGTCGCCGCGTCGACCAGCGCGTAGATGTCGGGCGTGAGTTCCGCCGTGACGGCCTCCCACGCCGCCTCAACGGCGTTTGCCCGGACCGTGTCGCCGAAGGTCGTGTCGTACTCCGCTTCGATGTCGTCGGCGACCGCCGCGGCGATGGCGGCCAGTTCGTGGTGGGCGATGCGGTCGTGTTCGTCCACGCGCTCGGCGACAGTCGCGGCGAAGTCGGCGGTGGCCTCCGCGCCCTTGTTGGCGACGGCCTCCTCGACCGCGGCCTCGACGTCGGCGTCTTCGTGGCTCTGGGGCGACCGCCAGGTCATCCCGCGGCCGAAGTGGCGGTCGCGGAAGTTGTCGATGACCGAGTCGGAGGTCTTCTGGCCGACGCGGGTGAACTCCCCCTGCAGGAAGCCGGAGACGGAGTAGGAGTCGGTCGCCTCCAGCATCTTGATGAGCGTCCCGAGTTCGACGCCGTGGGGGTGCGGGCGAATCTCGTCGGTCTCGTCGGGGAGCTGGTCGGTCGCCCGCTCGTACTTGAAGTGCTCGCCGGGCTCGCGCATCTCGATGCGGGCGTGGGGATTGACGACCGCCGTGTGCTTGATGTAGTCGTGGAGTTGCTGGCGGGCGCGCATGTTCCCCTCCATCTCCAGTTCGATGCGCGTCCCGTGCGGGCGTTCCCAGGAGGTGGTGTCCTCGACGCTGATTTCCGGTTCGTTGGTGTCCGTGTCGACGATGAGTTCGAAGTACTCCGCCTCGGCGCTGCCCTGGGTCCGGGACGTTATTTTCGCTGGCTTTCCGGACGTTAATTGCGAGTAGAGAACCGCTGCAGAGATTCCAATACCTTGCTGGCCGCGACTGTTCTTGACGGCGAGTGCCCCTTCGTTCGCGACGACGAAGTTCTCGTCGTAGCCAGTCGCGCCTGGAACCGAGATGTCGTAGACGTACTCCGGCGGTTCGGTCTCTTCGACGGACTCGACCGGTAGCAGACACATGTCTGTCCCGGTCAGTCCGTGGAGGTTCTGTACAGTCTCCCACAGCTCCTCCAGGACAGGCGTCGGCTGGTGGGAGTCGTCGAGGAGCCCCATCTCTTTGAGGTTGTGGACGTACCGCGGTTTTTCGACGTGTTCACCGTCGAGGGCATCCTCGATGAGTGACTGATACACCGCGGCGTGGTCGAGTGAGGAGCCCACACCCGCACCCATCAACAATCCCGGAATCGAATCGGGCACCGTCCGGTTCTCGAC contains:
- a CDS encoding DNA topoisomerase VI subunit B; this encodes MTSYQSRLGEGEGIAEELAESQRSISIAEFFEKNKHMLGFDSEARALVTAVKEAVDNALDATEEAGILPDIYVEIQEAGDYYRLIVEDNGPGITKEQIPKIFGKLLYGSRFHKREQSLTPEQRVLVRRNDTIEFVPVGVLCDAYLPADGAATRPVPDEIEVPSFDRETHEMTWQPVTHAIRHETDERTYEITTEKGRTVEVTGNHSLFSVTKDGETTEVEASDIGAGDAILTPRTLPGFAESTEEVNLLAHLDAEQLADKRVYVYGFERETLERLQEGDRIRKKPSPDSSRKRTYYRYDGVDILKDSLETNYLEKGYLPAETVIELGWEEKAARQECQFKTYQVGGEETTLPVSLPVSEEFMKLLGYYVAEGHAGPRQVGFTFGSHESELIETTERALAGVGGKTTTVERERNSTRVKAFGSPLALFLKNVCGEQADEKRIPDFVFSALPAAQKQFITALYQGDGSDTHPSNELSHTTTSETLARQLSVLWNMQGVLASTEVSDDAGGYSDTSRTQYRTKVYGSDVDVLDAYGGSTDTGEQGYKRIPTSLLEDVRVGDVENRTVPDSIPGLLMGAGVGSSLDHAAVYQSLIEDALDGEHVEKPRYVHNLKEMGLLDDSHQPTPVLEELWETVQNLHGLTGTDMCLLPVESVEETEPPEYVYDISVPGATGYDENFVVANEGALAVKNSRGQQGIGISAAVLYSQLTSGKPAKITSRTQGSAEAEYFELIVDTDTNEPEISVEDTTSWERPHGTRIELEMEGNMRARQQLHDYIKHTAVVNPHARIEMREPGEHFKYERATDQLPDETDEIRPHPHGVELGTLIKMLEATDSYSVSGFLQGEFTRVGQKTSDSVIDNFRDRHFGRGMTWRSPQSHEDADVEAAVEEAVANKGAEATADFAATVAERVDEHDRIAHHELAAIAAAVADDIEAEYDTTFGDTVRANAVEAAWEAVTAELTPDIYALVDAATTKRKDDAHVQGLAERIAAKFENRTEDTRHRVTHDELVEYVDKSAEDTEEYDDATFGETARENVVEAIWTEMETVPDDPPHVHDIAAERDVASHLLEAMRETDIISPPTDCLSPITADLVEAGLSKEYDADFYAAATRDAAVHGGDPFIVEAGIAYGGDVEAEGQAEVMRFANRVPLVYQRGACATTDVVKNINWRNYGLDQPGGSGIPNGPAVVMVHIASTNVPFTSESKDAVANIPEIEDEIELAIREAARDLKSYLNKRRSMQQRREKENKLATILPEMAEKISRVTGNEPLDIDDTMARIMNNVLVERRRENGTVELVVENNDDTNADLEITDIVTAEPEGVEGGTVVEMDGEWFVKWSPTVAGGEEATLAYDLPGDADCNMSVDGIEEEKLTVTDK
- a CDS encoding DNA topoisomerase IV subunit A, producing MSVDTDSEAREQLIDLAAQFYDQFADGDVPSMEVPTRTKSNIEYDAEKKVWVYGDRTSTRSANSVRGAQKLLKAIYTIDFLAQQLDEDRSSTLRELYYLSESWDLDEAQFSSQDESNDLVEDLEIVSGATREDFHMRPEESGATIMGPLKLREQTRRGEREIHCQEDVGEGGYQIPNNPDTIDFLDNDADFVLAVETGGMRDRLVENGFDEDYNALIVHLKGQPARATRRITKRLHDELDLPVAVFTDGDPWSYRIYGSVAYGSIKSAHLSEYLATPAAQFVGIRPQDIVEYDLPTDPLSDSDVNALESELEDPRYQTEFWEEQIELQLDIEKKSEQQSLASRGLDFVTDTYLPERLTEMGVL
- a CDS encoding MBL fold metallo-hydrolase translates to MTVTHDDLTVDWLGYATLRIEHDETVVYVDPGRYGVLTGEWTADSDGAAAAHPPAREYRPEDGDVVCLTHVHHYDPDGIERVAADDATVLAFEGINVHDTQRTDTRLADLPYEVREVGMNAEGVVDDVLFWTVEAYNEPDGPHTRGDGTPIHPKGLGCGFLLSVGGTRVFCPGDTDVLDGHEALDVSLFCPPIGGTFTMDRHEAATLAEEMDPDLVVPVHYNTFAAIETDSAAFAEDLRERGVAVELDET